Proteins encoded within one genomic window of bacterium:
- the xerD gene encoding site-specific tyrosine recombinase XerD: MHQHVSEFIDFLSVERGLSEHTLSAYHNDLRQYMDFLKAHGIDGWSQTTRMTITGFTKELRERGLASSSIARKIAALKSFYQFLVREHLIERDPSIEVERPKTARYLPKVLNQSEITRLVEHPTDLRDRAILELLYAGGLRVSELTRVNVQDVNLTTGYVRCFGKGSKERLVPINQAAIKALGAYMEDVRPKLKGRSPERALFLNYAGRRLTRQGIWKVVKEAAQGAGITKEITPHTLRHSFATHLIENGADLRSVQEMLGHADISTTQLYTHISKRRMKEVYNAAHRRVSAN; this comes from the coding sequence ATGCACCAGCACGTCTCGGAGTTCATCGACTTCCTATCAGTCGAACGGGGTCTCTCGGAGCACACCCTGTCGGCCTACCACAACGATCTCCGCCAGTACATGGACTTCCTCAAGGCGCACGGCATCGACGGCTGGAGCCAGACCACCCGCATGACCATCACGGGCTTCACCAAGGAGCTGCGCGAGCGCGGGCTCGCTTCGAGCTCCATCGCCCGCAAGATCGCCGCTCTCAAGAGCTTCTACCAATTCCTGGTCCGCGAGCATTTGATCGAGCGCGACCCGAGCATCGAGGTCGAGCGCCCCAAGACCGCGCGCTACCTGCCCAAGGTCCTCAACCAGAGCGAGATCACCCGCCTGGTCGAGCACCCCACCGACCTGCGCGATCGCGCCATCCTCGAGCTGCTGTACGCCGGCGGCCTGCGCGTCAGCGAGCTGACCCGGGTCAACGTGCAGGACGTGAACCTGACGACCGGCTACGTCCGCTGCTTCGGCAAGGGCTCCAAGGAGCGCCTGGTGCCCATCAACCAGGCCGCCATCAAGGCGCTCGGCGCCTACATGGAGGACGTGCGGCCCAAGCTCAAGGGCCGCAGCCCGGAGCGCGCCCTGTTCCTCAACTACGCCGGTCGCCGCCTGACGCGCCAGGGCATCTGGAAGGTCGTCAAGGAAGCCGCCCAGGGCGCCGGGATCACCAAGGAGATCACCCCGCACACCCTGCGTCACTCCTTTGCGACCCACCTGATCGAGAACGGGGCGGACCTGCGCTCGGTGCAGGAGATGCTCGGCCACGCCGACATCTCGACCACCCAGCTCTACACCCACATCTCCAAGCGCCGCATGAAGGAAGTCTACAACGCCGCCCACCGGCGGGTTTCGGCCAACTGA
- the flhB gene encoding flagellar biosynthesis protein FlhB: protein MSDEKTESATDHKRQEARKSGNVLKSQDVIVGILLFGLAYSINFAGQNAFKYLYGFFVETYEQLYLFTDYDLKGVLGILLKACLIIILCSAPLVAIAFFLTWIGNLLQVGVLLTLKPLNPTEGFKKINPIKGVKNMFSMKKVIELVKSILKIIIIGWMTYGIVKDALGQILLTSGMAVPASMALLGSLVLAIFQKVALAMIALMILDYGLQKWQYEKSLKMSKQEQKDEYKKLEGDPHVKGRIRQKQMEMAMNAGRGSVSEADVVITNPTHYAVAIEYKPKKGQKAPMVLAKGKNAYALEIRRIAEENFILIVEDPPLARMLYAQVEVEQPIPPELFQAVAKIIALLYKGRRRPQAQQPVLTEIPSMAPPADVQAQLEAPSEEIPPPQQGAGGTEA from the coding sequence GTGTCGGACGAAAAAACAGAATCAGCCACAGACCATAAACGCCAGGAAGCGCGAAAATCGGGTAACGTCCTCAAGAGTCAGGACGTGATCGTCGGCATCCTCCTCTTCGGCCTCGCCTACAGCATCAACTTCGCCGGCCAGAACGCCTTCAAGTATCTCTACGGTTTCTTCGTCGAGACCTACGAGCAGCTCTACCTCTTCACCGACTACGACCTCAAGGGGGTCCTGGGCATCCTGCTCAAGGCCTGCCTCATCATCATCCTCTGCAGCGCGCCGCTGGTCGCGATCGCCTTCTTCCTCACCTGGATCGGCAACCTTCTTCAAGTGGGCGTGCTCCTGACCCTCAAGCCCCTCAACCCCACCGAGGGCTTCAAGAAGATCAACCCCATCAAGGGGGTCAAGAACATGTTCTCGATGAAGAAGGTCATCGAGCTGGTCAAGAGCATCCTCAAGATCATCATCATCGGGTGGATGACCTACGGCATCGTCAAGGACGCCCTGGGCCAGATCCTCCTGACCTCCGGGATGGCGGTCCCCGCCTCCATGGCCTTGCTGGGCTCCTTGGTCCTGGCCATCTTCCAGAAGGTCGCCCTCGCCATGATCGCCTTGATGATCCTGGACTACGGCCTGCAGAAGTGGCAGTACGAGAAGTCGCTCAAGATGTCCAAGCAGGAGCAGAAGGACGAGTACAAGAAGCTGGAAGGCGACCCCCACGTGAAGGGCCGCATCCGCCAGAAGCAGATGGAGATGGCCATGAACGCCGGGCGCGGCTCGGTCTCCGAGGCGGACGTGGTGATCACCAACCCCACCCACTACGCGGTGGCCATCGAGTACAAGCCGAAGAAGGGCCAGAAGGCCCCCATGGTGCTCGCCAAGGGCAAGAACGCCTACGCCCTCGAGATCCGCCGGATCGCCGAGGAGAACTTCATCCTGATCGTGGAAGACCCGCCCCTGGCGCGCATGCTCTACGCCCAGGTCGAGGTCGAGCAGCCGATCCCGCCCGAGCTGTTCCAGGCGGTCGCCAAGATCATCGCGCTCTTGTACAAGGGGCGCCGTCGGCCCCAGGCCCAGCAGCCGGTGCTCACCGAGATTCCGAGCATGGCCCCGCCTGCCGACGTGCAGGCGCAGCTGGAGGCTCCGAGCGAAGAAATCCCCCCGCCCCAGCAGGGGGCAGGGGGAACGGAGGCTTAG